Proteins encoded in a region of the Fibrobacter sp. genome:
- a CDS encoding FeoA family protein: MELGSCREGDRVRVLKMRGKGMIRKRLMEMGILKGAEIRIVKYAPLKDPIEIEIGDSHLSLRICEARFIDVERI; the protein is encoded by the coding sequence ATGGAACTGGGCAGTTGCAGAGAAGGAGACAGAGTCAGGGTACTGAAAATGAGGGGGAAAGGGATGATCCGGAAGAGATTAATGGAAATGGGAATTCTCAAGGGTGCGGAAATAAGAATTGTAAAATATGCTCCTCTCAAGGATCCCATAGAGATCGAAATAGGAGATTCTCATCTGAGTCTTAGAATCTGTGAAGCAAGGTTTATCGATGTGGAAAGGATATAG